The segment CAAGCCCCATAGCTTATTTTACACAATACTAAAAGATGAACTTGTGCATGAAGACATGGTGGTCAAATATCCAAGCATAGACATTGCCCATGATCACATTTCAAATGCATAAGGACCTAAATTCCACTTCCAGGAAGGCCCATGACTATGTGGTTTATACAAATAACAGGTTAAATACTTCATTTAGAGCTACAGTTTCCCTTGACACCTGTAATCATTCTGGGCAAAAACTCAGACCATGGCAGATGGAGGGAGAGCACAAGAGTTGGGCTGCAGCTGAAGTATCCAGAAGGAATTCTGGCAGAGTCACCAGGTGTTTTCCTGATTGTTCCTGGGCTGTGTACATTGGTGTGACAGCTATACCGGGTGtgaagtgttttttcacaccccaaaacCGGCTCACTCTGCTTGCTAGTAGCTGGGGGATTGAAGGGCATGACTCCACCATTCCCTTCCTCTTATTACAATGATAATCTATATAAGTAACTAATCCACAGAGATTTGGAACTATCCAGGGGATCTTAGAAAACATGGCCATACTTATTTACATCAACCAATGCTTTTAAGAAACAGAAGTCCAAACACAGTCTCCTCACCCAATCTTTtcctcagtgaagtcagtagcaaaTTTCCTATTAGCTTCAATAGGAGCAAAACTAAGTGTAAACTTGCCTTTTGTACAATATAGttacagtgttgtcaactctcatgATTGTATCTTCAGACTCAtgctatttggtgtttttcttaaagtttcaACTACTagtattagggcttgtctacagggggacactaagggtttgtctacaagAACAATTAGACTGTGGCAAGCTGAGGTGTGACTCTACCCTCTCTCTAGCCAGCTGTGGTCCAGTTGTCCATATGCATCCTGCTGATGCAGgttaacagtttgttaatgtgctttgagctagtcccatttcaaagaggactagcTCAAAGCACACTAACAAACTGTTAACACACATCAGCAGGGTGTATTGGGATAGTTAGTCCACGGCAGGCTAGTGtaggggtagattcacaccccagcttgccatgatCTAATTGTTCTATCGATAAGCCCATAGGAAAATTAATTGGAAATAACTAAAAAAGtgattcactttggaagtgaattaagataaactcaattaaggccactttaattttgCCTGAGACTGTCCACACAGAGGTTTATTGCAATTTAATAACTCATCCACTTTAAATgcacatctttagttaatttggaataactttcctgagtgtccctgtgtagaGAAACTGTTAGATATTACCTGAGAATcccaatttccattttttaaaaccaagtaCATTTCTCATCCTcagagctgcagagaaaagcttgaaaacctgaACCCTACATGCCCCAaccccagaaagcaaataaaaagaagttaaatttattattttttaaatctcatgaatTTAAGCCAACTTCACGGGgcttggggggcctgactcatgatttttggatgcTTGGGATTGCTGGTGCTGTATTTATACTGTATGCTGACATCAGTGTACATTTGCAGCTACTTCATTGACTCTAAAATTATATCAGTGTAATAGAAAGTAGAATTTAACTCAACAGTATGTCTTGTTCCATTTACTGTTCAAATAATGGGAGGTAGACAATGGGTGAACAAATAACAATGAAACATATAGGGTTAGATCTTCAGATGGGGTAAAATATCATAGTCTCaataacttcaatggagctacaatgacttacacaagttgaggatctggcccatattgaATATACGCAGAAGcataatttttgtttaattttaatattgaAAAATACGGTTTAGTCAACACACTCTCTGTAACAACTTCATTTGCTGAGATGTTATGCTTGTTAGAATGTCATTAAATTGAGAGGGCCTCTCTTGTTTGGACAATCATACAAATGATGGCAGGCACATTTTATAGCACAGCTAACCATTTGTTTGCATTCATAAATCCAGCAGTCATATGCACTTgcaattattttgggggcagggaggaactgGAGGATGAGATGAGCCATGATGAACACCGAGCGCCTGGGggaagatcttcagctggtataaatttgtcatagatccactgaagtcaatggggctatgaTGATTTACAGCAGTTGTGGCTCTGTCCCGTAATATTAGGAATGCAGATTCAGATGCCAACTCCACCTCTGTACTTAATACATGCACTTATCCTTGAATTGTATCCACACAGGGTGAACAGATAATACTCTCTGTTTATATGCTTTGAAGGTGTGTGACTTATAACATATTGATCAGAATACAATCGACGTATATAATGGCCCAGACAACATATTTATAGACATACTATGACAAATTAATTTTTACACCATTCTCAAAACTCCTGTGCTATTTTGTCTTTGTTTAAACTACTATTTCTAGTTACCATATGACATTAACCTGTAGTGTCTGAtcatagctctgctgaagtcaacaaaAGTTTTCCCATTGACGTGAAGGAGCAGGAAGATTAGGTCCTCAGTAGGCcttaatttaccatttttaacattatatttaattgtttttcagtGGATAAAATATAGTAAACATTctaaataaactttattttttcatatatgCATGAATTATCAGGGGCTATTTGGTTACTGCTTAAAACAATGAAGGTTGAATTAGTTGCACATTAACATTTTGGAAGTTAGTCATCTATCAATCCAAGgtgatttaaaacacattttttccctccaaacttATTTAATCAGttaatatttagtatttttaCCCTACACGATGCCTTTAAATCAAGTTTCCACTGAATCTGCCAATATGAAATCAATTATgcaacagcattaaaaaaaaccaagacaAAAAAGAACCTCATGTTCTGCTTGTGGTTAATTCATTGATTCTTCTGTATAATTCTACTGAACCCTTTATCAAATGCAGCTAATTTCTGGCTTGCATACAAATACAGCAAAGTGCCAGAACTAAATCAAATCAGAAAGCTTAAGAGAGAGAAACAACttcagcagtgtgtgtgtttcaaACAGTCAGATTTCTCTGAAGACCTCAGAGGGACATCTGACTCACAGATTGTTATCATTTCAAGAGCAAAAGAGGTATAACGCTATTTGAAGAAAGTCCCTTAGTttattgaatatatatatataaaaagccaAAACAATTGCTGCAATTGACAAGATAGCTGAATGAACGATAATAAAACCTCAGCAGGGAAATgaccattaatttaatttatgtGGGAGCATGTTTTCGCAATAATGACCAAATTATCTAATGTTCGCTTACATTAAAAAGCAATAGTCCATAACAAATCATTACTAGAAAAGGAGAGGTGAGGGACAGGGGAAAGGCCAATACTTTGAATTAATACCATAGAAGAAAACAAGTTACTAACATCAAAGAACCACCATGATGTTTTACAGCTTCCTAACAATTCCAGTTCTATTTTGTCTCTTCAGAATATTTCACTGAAACTCGCAAGAGAAATCTCAGCAATTTCTATGTAGTGGTGTTTAAAGCTGTAACATGTTTATTTGTTAGGCTTCTTTTCACCCTGTTTTTATTGCATATCAATATTTATTTGAGTTCAGTTAACCAAAAATATACAGTAAGAATCCATTTTTGAATACATTTAATAACAATACCACTAACCCTGATGCTGTCCTATAGAAGAGTATGTTTAGCTATCTTAATTCCATGCTCCATAAATCTTCACTGGATACAGTATACAATATATGGCCTACTGAGATACTATTAAGCAAAATGTGTTTCAATTTGCTTTATTTCCCTATGCAATGTCAGCACTGCCTTCTCTGTGCGTAAACTACGCATCCAAGACTAGATATGAAGTAATATATGTCTATagttttaatagaaaatgaaTGGGGAAAAGAGGCATTTATTCCATAGTTTTTTCCTCAAAGTAatcaaattttttttctttaaatgtctgcAAACATATTTACAAAAATGGGAAAGCAGTAAATACAGGCTTTTCATATTTTTGCTGTACTTCCAAATACTGACTAATATCCTAATTGCATTGGAAATCTGCTCCAATgaacaatacaaaaaataaaatatcacacTCCATTTGGTTAATCATtgtctattttgaaaaaaaaccccaaccaaatatatcttttaaaaacgACAAAATTAAATTCCATAATGCATAACCATCAAAAATACTCCAAAATGTTTCTTACATTTGTGAGTATGTTTCAGCTTTAAAAACACTTTGTGGCCTTCGTTCATGTTATAAAAAGTGGGACATCCTCTTACATTCAGAAAACTAGCTGCTGAACTGTAATTATAAAGTAGCAACTAAAATTGTATTCACAGTATCTGCATCATGTGAATTTTTGAACTGGAAAATGTTATAAAATTTGCATTGCTGCCTTGATCTTTCACATTTGTGGTATTATTGgctgacagaaaagaaaaagtatacTGTCATGCTTGGTTTACCTCAATCATTTATTTCTGAACTAGTAAAAGTAAACAATTACCAGATACTGTATAtagagatatatagatatagatatggcCACCATTAAATTATAGTAGAAAATTATGTTGAGTTTGATAAAGTTAAGAAAAGCACATGAAATCATATTTTGTGTATATCTTGTTTTATGGCCATtcatggttttgtttgttttgttttgtttcattaacATAGCAAAATACAATCTTCCTATTAAACAATAATTATCAGATGGCAGACAATTCTTTTTATTGGTTTACATTGGCAGGTCACAGTCTAAAAGCACAACCACATCAGGCAGAAATTGCACATAGACCATCCTGGATTTTGAAGACTTCAATCTTTATGCTTCTACCAAAAATGCTCCTTTTAAAACTGGGGATGATAATCTATATTATATTAATTGTtagtgtatattttttattagTTTAGCTAAAGAAAATGACTGAAACTGcagtggtttttgttgttttgttttcagtgtcaCTTTTGAAGTCTATTTGATGTTCTTAAACACACTTTGAAGGGTAACTTTCTAGTAACATCATTTTATGAAAGTTTAATCACCCTCACAGTGTGAACCAGGTGAGTTTCATTTCATGGAATACTGCATATTTATCTGTTCCTTGCCTTTTCTAAATTtgatgtatgtatttttaaatcttaCTTCTGGCTGAAAATTATGGCAAGTTAGTGGGTAGTGGTAATTAATGTAACACTGCGACATTATACATTCACAGTGTCATGATTTTTATAAGGAACTGTTTTAGGTAGGATTGGCCTATAAATATGCAGTTGTATTATCTGTAGAAGGCATATCCATGTCTTCAAAAACCAGACTAGTCTAAGAAATGACTCTTTATTTGAGACAGTTACCATTACTTcattaaaaaatgacaaaacagcAATAAACATTTTAGCTCTTTAATGAGCAAAGATCAGATCTCTTAGCATTGGAATAATATTTGTTATCCAGATTATCTTTATTTCACTCAGTGACCAGTAATATGGCCAAGAAGTACAAAGTAATTTTTCATCAAGTAGTAtacaatttttttgtgtgtgtaataagcTTTCATTCTTGAAAAAGAGTAactgaaaagaaatgtttctgtTACTGCAGTTAGTTTGTCAGAGAGAGTTCTTTGCATTATCTTACAAACTATCAAAATTGCTAGTAAtttgaaaaaatgtaaaaaaaaatcacataacttTAGTCTAATAGAAATATAGTACAGGTAAGAGAAAGTATTTATCAGGGATGTGCTCTTAAGTCCATctcatttttttatataaatgtacATCTGATTACATatacaaacattttgaaaggaCCGTGATATGCCGTTTCTGGAAAACAACAGGGGAATGAAGAGTTTCTTGTGATTTTAGACCATTCATTTAAAATCACACAAACAAATGTAAGATTCAGgtttaaaaatttccatttgtTGGCTCTCTCCATCGTTATGGATCTTCTCTATCTACATTTGCACTCTATAGAGATCTCATCCAGTGAATTCACTTGAATGGTAATGATAATGTATAGCAAAAAGGGAAATaactttacattaaaatattagcaGTAAACTTTGTCACATGCACCATGAGTTAAAACAATAACAGAGCTGTAATCAGAGTGATAATGTTGGGGCATCTTTATACTGCAAAAATATCCTTGCAATGAAATCTTTGGACACACTTTATCTTACCAATATGAACTAAATATATTGTAACTAAACCACAGCAAATTATAAATCCTTCATCAAAGAGGTTCCATTAAGGTTATAGTTCTATAAATTATTTAGGTGGAAACGAAAGAGAAcattaaaaacagagaaagataTTTTTCCCTCTGGGATTCACTCAGTGAGTGTTCACCCCTATATACCGAGAATACCATCAAATACCTTTAAGAACTACTGTAATTCCTTCTATTACTGAAGCTACTGTGAATTATTTTACTGTAATTACTTttgcccctttaaaaaaatcttctttaGGTTGTGCCAATTGATGGAGGAAGCTTCTATTAAAAACTCCAATGGGatgagaagaattttaattacgGCTTAATCAGCAGCACAGCCACCAAGCATATAAATTATCATGCACATCGTGCTAAAAATATCCAGTTTCCTTTATTCCCACAACTTTTATACTGACAGCACTTATGTGATAATGTTGTACCTGCCAGGCTTTAAAACTTCTTTGTTTGACTGGCAGATTTCAGCATGAGCCCCCTACTAAGGCCTTAACAGCATTGGTGCTTTGTGTACTTATCCAAATATGTAAATATGGACTACACAATAAAACAGTTCCAAATAAAAATTGGTGAAAATTATCTGACATTCCATTAGTGTGTCCCTTGTGcatatttatagattttttttaaaatttcagtcagAGTTCTTTTCTGTTTGTGTTGCACATGCCTAATTCCATTATGTAACTTAAATCTTCAAAAATTAATAGTTGAATGTGAATGAAAAAGTATCATTCAGGACAATTGCTTCAAGCAAttgcaaagttgttttttttaagttcatttgTATATATgtacaattcattttttttcaaaactccAAAAGTTCTTGATATGTATATTCACATAATATTCCTCCATATTTAAATAGTAAGAGTCTTGTAGGATGAAAGCCAAGTAATATTCAGTAATGTCACCTACTGTAATCCAtcaaaaaaaataaagtttgtttcATCTTGTCTGGCTATACCCTGGTTGTTGAatgtgaatgggggtgggggtggggatggggcagagtaTTATTCTGTCCTCCAGTAAAGGTATTGAATGTGTGTAGGGGCTGAATCCCTGGTATagtgttgggaatcattgtaATGGTGTTGGGTGTCATTAAGGGAATATCATCAGGAGACCTTCTCATAGCTAGTGTGTAGTCTGGGGGACAGGCGGTCCGAAGAACCACCTCATGTGGATGGATGGATTCACATTCATGATCCAAGTCAGTGTGCTTCATTTGGAGGGACATTATCTCCTCTTCTTGTGCATGGGCAAGATCATTGGTAGTAGTACGCTGTGGGCTACATCTCCTATGAACATCATGTCTCCTCTTGTCCTTTTTGTAGTACAATGCTGCAAAGGCCAAAATGTTTAGGAATAGCAAAGATGCTCCAACTGCAATAGTAACGCTCAACTCTGTGGAATAGTCCCTTTGATCCACTGAAAATGGACTTGGTTGTTGTTTGGGATCATCTTGTTTGGCTGTAGGAAAAGCTGAAGTAACAGGTACAGAATTTTTCCTTGTTGGTCTGAAAGTAATATCTGTTGATGGCACTTTAGTTGTGGTCGAGGTATACTGTGAAATGTCGTTAAGATTGTGCAGATGAGGTACCAGTTCCAGCCACAGGTTCACTTTATTGGCCCTGTAATGTTCCTTCACTCGTGGTTTTAATCCAATGTGAAGATACAGTTGGTCTTTCTGAGAGTATCTGGTCCATGCTACTTCCTCAAAACGATTGGGTTTAGTATGAATGAATTTTGTATCTTGTGGGACTGGTTGATTTGGGTCACTAGAATAAAAAAAAGCTGAGATGTAAAGCCTGCATTTCAAAAGCAATTATAAAATTAAGATTTGATCCtgcattttaacatttatttgggggaaggaggggaagggcagTGAATGTAGTTTTGATGGAATTGCAGGCCTAATAGCAGTTAGAGCCAACACAATGCAAGTGGACATTGCAATCTTCCCCAATGCCCTTTGTACCCCAACCCCAATCAGCATCCTAGTCCTTTTCTCTCGAGGAAAAATTGTCAACAGTATTACACTTTGGTACTAGTGATGTGGATTAATGCCTACTACAGACTAGGATAAGGGGTCACAAACCTTAGTTTTATTTGTAACTTAAATCACACCTCAGGTCTTCAGAGGGGAAAGGGCAGTGTGTTAACTTAGACTAGCACACATTCACTGAAAGCCCAACTGAGTGCGGAGAAGTGGTACAAGGTCAGTCCTCGGTACCTCTCAAGTGCTAGTCCATGTATCTCACATTCATAAGTGCCTATTCATTTGAATAAGTGGACATAATTTTAAGACCAACCTTCCATGTGCTGTGATGTTGGTGGCATTTCACATTCTATGCAATCAAAATACCACCACTACTGGAGTACAGTCAAATATCAGAgaagctgctttctgcagcccttCTTTTTTTATGTACAAAGAATTTATCACGCTGTTATGTATAGAATAGTCACATGGACAGTTTCCCCATGTGTCAACAGAATGTTCAATTTTTAATTGAACTGAAAGATATTAAAAACATATAACTCTCAACCTaattctgcaacccttattcaCGTAAATACGCCTTCCTGGCCCAAGTATTTCCTACAGAAATCCATAGGAAAGGATTGCTGGATCAAATCCTCAATTTATAGATGAGATTACTCTCTATCTAGTACTCACCCAGTTTTTGCAAAGTTagtccagtatgtcatcaccacTGCGCTTAGCATAACATCGTTTTTGGAGAAATTACAGGGAAATAATTCAGTAGGACCAATCATAGGGATTCCCAGTACATAAGGAACCTCATCCCCATGGGCTGCATCTGCCCAAGCAGGTACCTGATCTGTTTGGCAATGATGGTAGAAGGCATAGAAGTATGTAGGCGATCCAAAATTCGAATGAAGATCTGCTGTAGCCACTGCTGGTGCAACCCACTGGTGATCAGTAAACAAAGCTAGCAGAGTTTTCCTTCTTGTCTCCGGATTGTGTCGGTCTGCCCAGTCAGTATACATAAATTTAATAGTTTCTCTCAATATATCTTTGCCTTCAGGGTATCCATATAAATTATCAACAAAATTGGAAACAGCAAAGTCAAAATCACTAGCTGATATGCCATCTTCGCTATCAACTATATTTTCAACAAATTTTAAACCTTCCCCTTGGTTAACTCCCAACATGATGTCATAGTTGAGGAATTCTCCTTGTTCCATCAATATCTGAGGATCATCTGGTATCACATCACCATCAATTACTGGTCCAAAGGCTATGTGGTATCGTGCTGGTTGAATGTCCTGGTCCACAAGTTCTCTATAAGGCTTCTTTTGTAGACACTCTACCAATTCTACAGTGTCTGACATGTTGCAACCAACTTTTGTAGCCAACATCCTGGCATATTTTGCAGGTTGGAAACTAACTGCCCAGCTGGAgagagctgttccactttgagCTATTGCTCTTTGAAAAagtcctgtgggggaaaaaatattttaaaagtactgaGGTGACCTTTATAAGCATGTAGCTGTTTAATGTTTAGATTAGGTTTGTGGGACAATAGGAAatcttttaccatttttaaaaaaattactaataaataaatgcaatacaGAAGGTAAAATCTGCTTGTTGCTGTATCCACATCTAACGTGTACAAAAAAATGCACATATGTATATAAATCCTAGACCAATAGATAAGTAAAACTCATGCAAATGCCAATTTATAGCAACTGAGGACCTGTACCTGAGTAACTCAGGAAGCCGAAAGAGTGGGAGAAATTGTCTGATGCCATTTCTTGTTCAAGATAACACTGTTTGCTTTGAAAAACCcataatattaaaattattttatcagGTTGGAGGAAAAGTGAATCATACCCTGCAATTGACTGATTTCTTAGATACTGTTCAAGTTATCAGCAGCTTGCATGTGTATGACCATGTTTTAAATTGAAGTCTGAATAGGACCTAATAGACTGTTTTTATAGATTCTGTTTAGGATTGAACTTGGCTTGTGATGTACAGGTCTTCTCAATTGGGTATTATAACAAATTTTATATTCTGAAGCCATACATAGTGCTGGGCAGCATTCCTAACCCATTTATCTAAGAGGCAAGATCCTTCCTTGTAAAAGGTCCTGTTTTTAATTAAGGTTTATGGTgatcacatttaaataaaaaaggaaaatgatgtTTTATACTGAATATCCTAAAATATTGCTTTGTGACTTAGAATTTAAACATTTACTCAAGTTTTCATTTATgagagatggggtggatggggcagattCTGCTGTCACTTATACATGTGTACAcctgaagtaactccactgacatcagtgcaatTACTCTGGATTACTCTGGTGTTACTGAGAGTAGAATCTGGACCAAAAGCTCTGCTCATAAATATATGAAGCCCTGT is part of the Chelonia mydas isolate rCheMyd1 chromosome 9, rCheMyd1.pri.v2, whole genome shotgun sequence genome and harbors:
- the NLGN1 gene encoding neuroligin-1 isoform X6, whose product is MALPRSVWLNCVWRAMMVRLLHMGLDATFVLCILGFLLHAAAVSSQKLDDIDPLVITNFGKIRGIKKELNNEILGPVVQFLGVPYAAPPVGEHRFQPPEPPSPWSDVKNATQFAPVCPQNIIEGRLPEVMLPVWFTNNLDVVSTYVQDQNEDCLYLNIYVPTEDDIRDSGGPKPVMVYIHGGSYMEGTGNLYDGSVLASYGNVIVITVNYRLGVLGFLSTGDQAAKGNYGLLDLIQALRWTSENIGFFGGDPLRITVFGSGAGGSCVNLLTLSHYSEGNRWSNSTKGLFQRAIAQSGTALSSWAVSFQPAKYARMLATKVGCNMSDTVELVECLQKKPYRELVDQDIQPARYHIAFGPVIDGDVIPDDPQILMEQGEFLNYDIMLGVNQGEGLKFVENIVDSEDGISASDFDFAVSNFVDNLYGYPEGKDILRETIKFMYTDWADRHNPETRRKTLLALFTDHQWVAPAVATADLHSNFGSPTYFYAFYHHCQTDQVPAWADAAHGDEVPYVLGIPMIGPTELFPCNFSKNDVMLSAVVMTYWTNFAKTGDPNQPVPQDTKFIHTKPNRFEEVAWTRYSQKDQLYLHIGLKPRVKEHYRANKVNLWLELVPHLHNLNDISQYTSTTTKVPSTDITFRPTRKNSVPVTSAFPTAKQDDPKQQPSPFSVDQRDYSTELSVTIAVGASLLFLNILAFAALYYKKDKRRHDVHRRCSPQRTTTNDLAHAQEEEIMSLQMKHTDLDHECESIHPHEVVLRTACPPDYTLAMRRSPDDIPLMTPNTITMIPNTIPGIQPLHTFNTFTGGQNNTLPHPHPHPHSHSTTRV
- the NLGN1 gene encoding neuroligin-1 isoform X1 yields the protein MALPRSVWLNCVWRAMMVRLLHMGLDATFVLCILGFLLHAAAVSSQKLDDIDPLVITNFGKIRGIKKELNNEILGPVVQFLGVPYAAPPVGEHRFQPPEPPSPWSDVKNATQFAPVCPQNIIEGRLPEVMLPVWFTNNLDVVSTYVQDQNEDCLYLNIYVPTEDVKRISKECARKPGKKICRKGGPLTKKQTDDLGDNDGAEDEDIRDSGGPKPVMVYIHGGSYMEGTGNLYDGSVLASYGNVIVITVNYRLGVLGFLSTGDQAAKGNYGLLDLIQALRWTSENIGFFGGDPLRITVFGSGAGGSCVNLLTLSHYSEGNRWSNSTKGLFQRAIAQSGTALSSWAVSFQPAKYARMLATKVGCNMSDTVELVECLQKKPYRELVDQDIQPARYHIAFGPVIDGDVIPDDPQILMEQGEFLNYDIMLGVNQGEGLKFVENIVDSEDGISASDFDFAVSNFVDNLYGYPEGKDILRETIKFMYTDWADRHNPETRRKTLLALFTDHQWVAPAVATADLHSNFGSPTYFYAFYHHCQTDQVPAWADAAHGDEVPYVLGIPMIGPTELFPCNFSKNDVMLSAVVMTYWTNFAKTGDPNQPVPQDTKFIHTKPNRFEEVAWTRYSQKDQLYLHIGLKPRVKEHYRANKVNLWLELVPHLHNLNDISQYTSTTTKVPSTDITFRPTRKNSVPVTSAFPTAKQDDPKQQPSPFSVDQRDYSTELSVTIAVGASLLFLNILAFAALYYKKDKRRHDVHRRCSPQRTTTNDLAHAQEEEIMSLQMKHTDLDHECESIHPHEVVLRTACPPDYTLAMRRSPDDIPLMTPNTITMIPNTIPGIQPLHTFNTFTGGQNNTLPHPHPHPHSHSTTRV
- the NLGN1 gene encoding neuroligin-1 isoform X4 translates to MALPRSVWLNCVWRAMMVRLLHMGLDATFVLCILGFLLHAAAVSSQKLDDIDPLVITNFGKIRGIKKELNNEILGPVVQFLGVPYAAPPVGEHRFQPPEPPSPWSDVKNATQFAPVCPQNIIEGRLPEVMLPVWFTNNLDVVSTYVQDQNEDCLYLNIYVPTEDVKRISKECARKPGKKICRKGDIRDSGGPKPVMVYIHGGSYMEGTGNLYDGSVLASYGNVIVITVNYRLGVLGFLSTGDQAAKGNYGLLDLIQALRWTSENIGFFGGDPLRITVFGSGAGGSCVNLLTLSHYSEGNRWSNSTKGLFQRAIAQSGTALSSWAVSFQPAKYARMLATKVGCNMSDTVELVECLQKKPYRELVDQDIQPARYHIAFGPVIDGDVIPDDPQILMEQGEFLNYDIMLGVNQGEGLKFVENIVDSEDGISASDFDFAVSNFVDNLYGYPEGKDILRETIKFMYTDWADRHNPETRRKTLLALFTDHQWVAPAVATADLHSNFGSPTYFYAFYHHCQTDQVPAWADAAHGDEVPYVLGIPMIGPTELFPCNFSKNDVMLSAVVMTYWTNFAKTGDPNQPVPQDTKFIHTKPNRFEEVAWTRYSQKDQLYLHIGLKPRVKEHYRANKVNLWLELVPHLHNLNDISQYTSTTTKVPSTDITFRPTRKNSVPVTSAFPTAKQDDPKQQPSPFSVDQRDYSTELSVTIAVGASLLFLNILAFAALYYKKDKRRHDVHRRCSPQRTTTNDLAHAQEEEIMSLQMKHTDLDHECESIHPHEVVLRTACPPDYTLAMRRSPDDIPLMTPNTITMIPNTIPGIQPLHTFNTFTGGQNNTLPHPHPHPHSHSTTRV
- the NLGN1 gene encoding neuroligin-1 isoform X2, which produces MALPRSVWLNCVWRAMMVRLLHMGLDATFVLCILGFLLHAAAVSSQKLDDIDPLVITNFGKIRGIKKELNNEILGPVVQFLGVPYAAPPVGEHRFQPPEPPSPWSDVKNATQFAPVCPQNIIEGRLPEVMLPVWFTNNLDVVSTYVQDQNEDCLYLNIYVPTEDVKRISKECARKPGKKICRKGGPLTKKQTDDLGDNDGAEDEDIRDSGGPKPVMVYIHGGSYMEGTGNLYDGSVLASYGNVIVITVNYRLGVLGFLSTGDQAAKGNYGLLDLIQALRWTSENIGFFGGDPLRITVFGSGAGGSCVNLLTLSHYSEGLFQRAIAQSGTALSSWAVSFQPAKYARMLATKVGCNMSDTVELVECLQKKPYRELVDQDIQPARYHIAFGPVIDGDVIPDDPQILMEQGEFLNYDIMLGVNQGEGLKFVENIVDSEDGISASDFDFAVSNFVDNLYGYPEGKDILRETIKFMYTDWADRHNPETRRKTLLALFTDHQWVAPAVATADLHSNFGSPTYFYAFYHHCQTDQVPAWADAAHGDEVPYVLGIPMIGPTELFPCNFSKNDVMLSAVVMTYWTNFAKTGDPNQPVPQDTKFIHTKPNRFEEVAWTRYSQKDQLYLHIGLKPRVKEHYRANKVNLWLELVPHLHNLNDISQYTSTTTKVPSTDITFRPTRKNSVPVTSAFPTAKQDDPKQQPSPFSVDQRDYSTELSVTIAVGASLLFLNILAFAALYYKKDKRRHDVHRRCSPQRTTTNDLAHAQEEEIMSLQMKHTDLDHECESIHPHEVVLRTACPPDYTLAMRRSPDDIPLMTPNTITMIPNTIPGIQPLHTFNTFTGGQNNTLPHPHPHPHSHSTTRV
- the NLGN1 gene encoding neuroligin-1 isoform X5, which gives rise to MALPRSVWLNCVWRAMMVRLLHMGLDATFVLCILGFLLHAAAVSSQKLDDIDPLVITNFGKIRGIKKELNNEILGPVVQFLGVPYAAPPVGEHRFQPPEPPSPWSDVKNATQFAPVCPQNIIEGRLPEVMLPVWFTNNLDVVSTYVQDQNEDCLYLNIYVPTEDGPLTKKQTDDLGDNDGAEDEDIRDSGGPKPVMVYIHGGSYMEGTGNLYDGSVLASYGNVIVITVNYRLGVLGFLSTGDQAAKGNYGLLDLIQALRWTSENIGFFGGDPLRITVFGSGAGGSCVNLLTLSHYSEGLFQRAIAQSGTALSSWAVSFQPAKYARMLATKVGCNMSDTVELVECLQKKPYRELVDQDIQPARYHIAFGPVIDGDVIPDDPQILMEQGEFLNYDIMLGVNQGEGLKFVENIVDSEDGISASDFDFAVSNFVDNLYGYPEGKDILRETIKFMYTDWADRHNPETRRKTLLALFTDHQWVAPAVATADLHSNFGSPTYFYAFYHHCQTDQVPAWADAAHGDEVPYVLGIPMIGPTELFPCNFSKNDVMLSAVVMTYWTNFAKTGDPNQPVPQDTKFIHTKPNRFEEVAWTRYSQKDQLYLHIGLKPRVKEHYRANKVNLWLELVPHLHNLNDISQYTSTTTKVPSTDITFRPTRKNSVPVTSAFPTAKQDDPKQQPSPFSVDQRDYSTELSVTIAVGASLLFLNILAFAALYYKKDKRRHDVHRRCSPQRTTTNDLAHAQEEEIMSLQMKHTDLDHECESIHPHEVVLRTACPPDYTLAMRRSPDDIPLMTPNTITMIPNTIPGIQPLHTFNTFTGGQNNTLPHPHPHPHSHSTTRV